The genomic window CCAACTCCACGAAGTGAAGGCGAGATCTTACAATCTTCTAATTTGTGAAGTTTCAGCTTTAGTGATCTGAAAACTGCTACAAGGAATTTAAGGCCTGATAATGTGTTAGGTGAAGGTGGATTTGGGTCTGTTTTTAAAGGATGGATTGATGAGAGTACATTTACAGCTACTAAGCCGGGGACCGGAATTGTTATTCTTTTGGGCATTTTTGTAACAAGACATGAAAATGAAATCCTTTTATGCATACGTTTTGTTGACCCTGAAGAACCATCATGAGCACTGCAGAGTATCGGAGACAAAGAAGTGTTGGACCTGGAAACATTGTTAGCTATGTCAAGGTTTTACTAATGTTGCACTCTTTACAGTTAtatgatttttcttttcatttgtttCCTTCCTTCCATAATGGTGTTGCTTCAGTTATCTACCATGTTAAAATGCTTTGATATGTATCGAAAGTAAGGTCTACTAagaggtgtttttttttttttactttttaccaAGTAAGTTAACCTTAAAAGGCAAACACTATATGGGGGAAGTGTTTGTTATTTTGCCGACTCGGCATCTTGATCCGACTCGGTGCCAAGTCAGATGTCAGACCGTGGATGACTTGCTACCTGATGCAGACCTAATCGCTAACTCGAACCCATTTGAGCCGGAAATAAAATGCTGGGATCAAATCACTAATTCACATATTTTTGAGTTATTTGAGTAGGACCTAACTCAAAAAACCAACACATTGAGTCAGGTGGTTTTAGTCGGATTTAGACGAATCACATCAAAAAACAAAACATTATATTCTTTTGAGTTACTCTTATGAAGCAAATTTTGGGTGACAATGCTAAATTTTATGTCACAGATAAGTCCGGGTTAGTGTAGCAAATGTTTGGTCGGATTTTAATCAATTCATACTGCATTTTTAAACAATGTATATTTTAAAGTAATGATGTAAACTTTGGATTGCCACTCATAGAAGGGTGAAACTTGTGCTATATTAGGTATTTCTTCCGTCATTATCTCGAGCGTGCACTCGGCTTAGCACATTGTCGTGAAAATCTTCGATACTTCTAAATGAGTGGATGATTGAATTACAGTGTAATTGTCACGCGTTTGCTCCTATCTCGATTAAGAATGTGTGCTCTCCGGTTGCCGTAGCTGGTGCTGGTCCTTGGGGTGATCGGGGTAAAGCTGCTTGTTGTCCTACTAACAAATGATTTAACTTCCCTTGGTCTATCATTCTCAGCATTATCTTTTGTACATTTCAACAATTGTGTGTAGTGTGCCCATGGAAACGATGATAGGCACAAAATTCTTGGCTTCGCCTTCCTGATACTGGTTTCACTCCCAGGTTAGGTGGTGTCGGAATTTCCTCCATTAGTATTATCGCCTCCCAAATTTTATCGATTGTGGTGTTTAGATGcggcattttgatttcttcccaCACTGTCTTCTGTCCTCCGGACCACTGATTCTTATTTCCCCTTTGATTACCATATCTTTCTCTTTGGTTGTCGAATCTCCTGATGTTGTTATTATCTGCATGGTTATTATATTGTTTCTCTTTATACTCTCAGTTGAACATATCTTGATCTCAGCTGCTCATTGCCACTTGCTTCTGGCTGTTCTCGGTAATTATTTTTTCTTGAGTTTCTTGGGAGGTGCTTGCAATCACATTTGTTGTTCTTGGTAATAATCTCCCATTTCCTTCCTTTGCGTTGGTAAcaacaactgggtatgattccatctccTTCCGCTTTTCTTCAAGAGCGATATAATCCTCCTAATACTCTCGCAGCTCTTTCATCTCTATTGTATCTTTAAGCCTGAATATATGTGTGTACAATAAATCTGTTGGAAATGAAGTGTTAATAAAAGCTAGGATCAAATTTATATCTTCTATCTACTCTTCCCGACATTTCACTGCACATTGTTCTGCATTGTAATGTTAAGTCATGTAGACTTTCATTTATCCTCCGTCTCAAGATGAATACCTTCTCAATTCCTGGTCGTAGCATGTTGCTGATGTATGCTCCTAGGAATATGCTTTGCAGTTGATTGAATGATGAGATAGTTCCTACAGGTAAACCATCAAACCGTTTTAAGGCTTCTCCTGCTAGGCTAGCTGGGAAGTACTTACATAATACCGCATTGTTGTGTTCTCATTGCGGCAGAGATAAGTTATATGTTTTGATATGTTGGACGGCACATGTGGTTCCATCGAAGATGCTTATGAATGTTGGTAGAGTGCACTTTTTTGGTACCCCTGCATATTGTATCCCTTGCACAAATGGTGATCTCCTTGCTTCTTGTATCGCTTCTGCAAGTTGTCTTCTTCCTCCATTCTTTCGCGTGTTCATCATCGCACTCATTTCCTCTAATTCTCTTAGTATTGTTTGGTTGATGTTTTGGTCTTCAACCTGTTGCATTGGCCTTTTTAGTTTCGCCTCCCTGGCTGTGTGCTCCTGTCTACTCCGACGTAATGCTTCCTGAAAATCTCGCTCTTCTGCGTCATCTCTTCTTTGCCTCCGCCTTTCGTCCCTTGTATCATTCCCTTCGGAATCTTGTGCATTATCAATATTCTCTTCTGTGCGATAATGTTGATTTCGATATGGTTTGCTCCTTCTGTTTTCTTAGTTGCCCTATAATGCGATCATTTTCGCCATGATGTTCATTTCGGTTTTCTCTGTGTTGTTGTTCTATGCGATAGTTATCGCGTTGTTTTGGTATGTCATCTCCCTCGTTGGGGTGTTCGACATGATTGTTGTTCCATCGATGCTCTATGGGATTGTCTCTCCGATGTGATCTGCTTCGCCGCGATGTACTTATGCTTGTTCTTGATACTGATGCTACACGCGTGGTCCTTGATGTCGTGCGTGATCTTTCCGTATTGGGCCTGTGGTTCTCGTCTCTTAGTTCATCATTTTGTCGCGTTAATTCCGGTGGTGCTGCTTATTCCCTTTGTCTGTCCTCGAGCAACCTTCGCCTTAGTTCTCCAACAGTCATATTTTTGTCATCTTCTTGGAGTGGTCCTTGATCTGAAATCCTTTCTCCGTTTTCTTCCACCGTGTCTGTATCTGTTGTGTGCACATTTACTTCATCGTAGACGTTCCTGTGGGCGTTATCATCCTCCTTTGCGCGTTGGATTTGTGACTGGATTTGCTGAATTTGGTTAGCCCTTTCGCCCATGGTTGAGGTTTCACctttttctcctcttcttcttgcgATCCGTCTGCTTCTTCTTGCTGCTATGACATGTTCCGCTCTTGACGCCACTCTTAACATCTTTGTACATGAAACCCTatttcttttgacaaagtatgaaaAGTTTTTTTGAAATCTAAAAGAACAACTATTGAAAACTTTTTTAGATAAGACTGAAACTTTTCTTTTTAGATCAAGAAATCGGATAATCATCCAAAACTATCGAAACAAATGACAAATGTTCAGtgtttaaaacaaaacaaaccatTTTGAAAAACTTCACAGGTGAGGGACGCTCCTCTTACTCATCCGAGCTGATTTCTAGCACCAAAATGTAATAGCAGGAAATCCTACTAACTACACCCAAGTGATATTATCAGTTAAGACATGATGGAAGAATCTGTAAGTTGATATTAATAAAAACATGAACAAATACAAATGCAATACGAGAGAGTCTTGACTTGGAGAACaaataattttctttctctcaaaatcCTCTCACCAACTCTCAAAAAGGTCTCTCTTACAATCGCGCCTGCATTATCCTCGCGTTGGACTTCACATGTTAAGTGTGATTCTTCGTGACGTCACTGCGCTCGTCAGTAGTGACGATGTTATTTTCGCCTTTAAGTAATGATCTTCTcgcgttctttttttttttgaaagcttGCGTTCTTATTGGTTAAGTCGTATGTATCCACAATTTCGGTCGTCGAATATTCTGTAGTTATTTCCAAAAACTTGAAGAAAATATTTAACAAAGGGATTTCCAGAAAGTgattgtatcaaaaaaaaaattcgaaaGGACTCCGCTTGGAAATTGGCTTTGTTGAAGGATTTTAACTGAATAGCTCGGGACAACAAATCTCCCACTCTGACCTAGAATTGCAATGACCGGAAAAACTTGTGTCAATCTGCAGCGTGGCCCAGAAGATCTAAAATTTTCCGGAAAGTCACGTTTCGGCCAAAATCTACATTTGGGGGTGCAAACATCCACGATAAAGAGATATTTATTGAGGGTTTATCAGAACCAACTTCTCAGAAAGAGgctttttcttctctctctgGAGCTCCAATGGCTTTGTTTCAACAAATGTATTCTGCTCCATCAATAGCAGTAAGAGTCGTTCGTTCTCGTTCAATTTCCATGGCTGCTACTTCTACAGCTCGGAAAACTGTCTCTGCCATATCTACTACTACACCCGTGAGAACTCCTCATATTGATTCTCATGTTCTTCTTGGCATGTCTGAACTTGACCTTCAACAACTAGCTACAGACTTGGGTCAGGTAATCAATTTCTTATTCCATTTACAAATTCAACTGAAACCCACAAAGataatttgaatttttttctagTTTGCATAGAAAAAGTTTGGATTTTGAATTTTATCCTGTGATTTGGGGTAATTTCAGCAAAAGTACAGGGGGAAACAACTACATCAGCTTATATACAAGTCCAAAGTTAAAGAAATTCAGGATTTTAATCATTGTAAGTAATCAaagaaaattcaatttttttggcggtgggtggtggtgttggtgctGGTGGTTAGGGTGCAGGGCCAACTATCACCACCACCCCCACCACCATTGATTTTATCTTATCCAATTGCTGTTTAGTTGTTCTGTTGATAGCCCTTAGTGTAAGTTGTGTTGGACAGTACCTCTGGCATTTAGGAATGATCTTCAAGAGGCTGGATGGAAAGTTGGGAGATCACCGCTTCATCAGGTTGTCAAGGCTGCTGATGGCACAGTTAAGGTTAGAGAATGAATGATACTTCTCAAAATGTTAGAGAAATTTTTCGATGGGGGCGTTTTTTTGAAGGGGGCATGGGGGACCAATGATGTGTTGACACATATCTTTGATTCccatgaattatgtttccaaaaatgcaaaagaaatgtatttttggaaacataattcatggGAATCAAAGATATGTGTGTCAACATATCATTGGTCCCCCATGCCCCCTTCAaaaaaacgcccccatcaaaaattttctctATGGCGTATATGCCAGGCATGCTCCCCAATGGTGAATAGAGCATCTGTGTGGGATTGCACTACGTGCACCGAAATAATACCTAAGTAGGTTCGAAACAATACCTAAGTAGGTTCGGTTGGAGTATTATTGGTTATTGGTGGACTATTTGACATAAATTATTGTTGTGATATGTGGTTTTGCAGGTACTGATTAAGCTGCATGATAATAGGCTGATTGAAACTGTTGGTATACCGGTTGAAGATGCTAAAGGTACCATCCGCCTTACTGCTTGCGTCTCATCTCAGGTATGGCTGATTCTCCAATAGAGTAACACCCCTTTGTGGATAGTATGTTGTGTCTTTGTAGTTTGTATCATTACTTTTATCTGGCTGATTCACAAATAGAGTAACACCCCATTGTGGATAGTGTGGCGTTTCTTTGTAATTGTAGCATTATCTTTACCTGGATGTTTGCTGAATTGTCTCAGGTAGGATGTCCATTGCGTTGTGCATTTTGTGCTACTGGCAAAGGAGGGTATTTGAGGAACCTTCAGAGGCATGAAATTGTTGAGCAGGTCATCTTTATAGAACGCGTGTCTTGTTTCTGAAAGCAATCTATTAACAAATTCTTCTATGGGTCTGTAATACAGTTTTGTTTCGTTTTTTCCATTCATGATGTAGGTGTTAGCCATAGAAGATTTATTCAAGAATAGAGTTTCCAATGTTGTGTTTATGGGAATGGGTGAACCTATGTTGAACTTAAAGGCGGTTTTAGAAGCACACCGTTCCTTAAATAAGGTGCGTACTTAACTCTTCCATTTGGGGTATGGGATCTGGATTTGTTCATGTTAAATATTCGTAATATGATTTGCAGGATATACAAATTGGCCAACGAATGATTACAATTTCAACCGTGGGAGTGCCAAACACTATTAAAAAGTTGGCATCTCACAAACTCCAATCCACCTTGGCTGTCAGGTATTCTACCTTTAATTTCTCAGAAGTAGCTAACTTGTGAATATCATTATCCAAATGTGGTACTTGCAAGCTAATAGGAGTGGCATCATTGAACCAGTCAATACCGTGTTCTGATCCGTCCATACTTTATTTGCAACCCTTGTGAAAGTTATTTTCTTTGGGCCTTGTACAATAAAGCTAAACTACATTCACTTTGAATGTTTTCTCTTACTTCAATTTTTAAATGTCAGAGTACTAAGTTTTACTTTACCTCTACAGTATTTACCGActgattgttttgtttttctcCCTTGACATTAGCCTACATGCCCCAAATCAAAGACTTCGAGAAACAATTGTGCCTAGTGCAAAAGCCTATCCTCTGGATGCACTTATGAAGGATTGCAAGGACTATTTTGATGAAACTAGTCGCAGAGTATCATTCGAATATACGCTTCTTGGTAAAACCAGAATTCAACTTGTAAACAGTTTTATTTCTAAACAAAAATAGAAGTGTATTCCTTATGTAATGTTGATGCTCAGTTTTCATGTATTCTTTTTGCAGCTGGAGTCAACGACGCGGTAGAACATGCGGTAGAACTTGCAGAACTACTCCGTGCTTGGGGAAGTGGTTACCACGTCAATTTGATACCTTTTAATCCAATAGAAGATACCGAGTTTCGCCGTCCATACAAGAAAACAGTATGCTTCTCTTCCTTTATATTTGAATTTTGCCATTTCCTGAAAAAAAAAGAGTGGTCCTGTTTGGATTTAGTGTTCTAAGATTCTATAACAA from Papaver somniferum cultivar HN1 unplaced genomic scaffold, ASM357369v1 unplaced-scaffold_80, whole genome shotgun sequence includes these protein-coding regions:
- the LOC113344845 gene encoding uncharacterized protein LOC113344845, giving the protein MALFQQMYSAPSIAVRVVRSRSISMAATSTARKTVSAISTTTPVRTPHIDSHVLLGMSELDLQQLATDLGQQKYRGKQLHQLIYKSKVKEIQDFNHLPLAFRNDLQEAGWKVGRSPLHQVVKAADGTVKVLIKLHDNRLIETVGIPVEDAKGTIRLTACVSSQVGCPLRCAFCATGKGGYLRNLQRHEIVEQVLAIEDLFKNRVSNVVFMGMGEPMLNLKAVLEAHRSLNKDIQIGQRMITISTVGVPNTIKKLASHKLQSTLAVSLHAPNQRLRETIVPSAKAYPLDALMKDCKDYFDETSRRVSFEYTLLAGVNDAVEHAVELAELLRAWGSGYHVNLIPFNPIEDTEFRRPYKKTILAFAAALESRKVTTSIRQTRGLDANAACGQLRNSFQKSPLIAAADMPIIEPDMVAAVG